The following proteins are co-located in the Polymorphospora rubra genome:
- a CDS encoding cytochrome P450, whose translation MSIMLAEVETSTRAGERPVSINEIISTIISVVFAGHDTVTNQITNTILALLRHPEQLELLRRDRSLIPGAVEEGLRYDSAVQSNSRRLGEDVELGGKLLKKGDFVVALMGAANRDPAQFDDPDRFDITRTGVQPMSFGAGMRFCLGAVLARIELRSALDRLVNLENMRLACAEEDLSYQRSSMFRSLVDLPITFDPVRNYPR comes from the coding sequence ATCAGCATCATGCTCGCCGAGGTCGAGACGAGCACCCGCGCCGGCGAGCGTCCGGTGAGCATCAACGAGATCATCAGCACCATCATCTCGGTCGTGTTCGCCGGTCACGACACGGTGACCAACCAGATCACCAACACCATCCTCGCCCTGCTGCGGCACCCCGAGCAGCTCGAGCTGCTGCGCCGCGACCGCAGCCTGATCCCGGGCGCGGTCGAGGAGGGGCTGCGCTACGACTCCGCGGTGCAGTCGAACAGCCGGCGGCTCGGCGAGGACGTGGAACTGGGTGGCAAGCTCCTCAAGAAGGGCGACTTCGTCGTCGCGCTGATGGGTGCGGCCAACCGCGATCCGGCGCAGTTCGACGACCCGGACCGCTTCGACATCACCCGCACCGGGGTGCAGCCGATGTCGTTCGGCGCCGGAATGCGCTTCTGCCTCGGCGCGGTGCTCGCCCGGATCGAATTGCGTTCGGCGCTGGACCGCCTGGTCAACCTGGAGAACATGCGCCTGGCGTGCGCCGAGGAAGATCTTTCCTACCAGCGCAGCTCGATGTTCCGCAGCCTGGTCGACCTGCCGATCACCTTCGACCCGGTGCGCAACTACCCGCGCTGA
- a CDS encoding cytochrome P450, translated as MRALEPDIDRTVDGLLAPQAVRGEMDLVSDFAAPVALVFVCDLLGIPPEGYQGVRTWSLDIAPTLDLVPNEEEIRKGNIAMGRSPTTCVS; from the coding sequence ATGCGGGCCCTCGAACCCGACATCGACCGCACCGTCGACGGGCTGCTCGCCCCGCAGGCCGTCCGGGGTGAGATGGACCTGGTCAGCGACTTCGCCGCGCCGGTCGCCCTGGTCTTCGTCTGCGACCTGCTCGGCATCCCGCCGGAGGGCTACCAGGGCGTGCGCACCTGGTCGCTGGACATCGCCCCCACTCTCGACCTCGTGCCCAACGAGGAGGAGATCAGGAAGGGCAACATCGCGATGGGGCGTTCGCCGACTACCTGCGTGAGCTGA